The following are from one region of the Nicotiana tomentosiformis chromosome 7, ASM39032v3, whole genome shotgun sequence genome:
- the LOC104120574 gene encoding ras-related protein RABE1c, which translates to MAAPPARARADYDYLIKLLLIGDSGVGKSCLLLRFSDGSFTTSFITTIGIDFKIRTIELDGKRIKLQIWDTAGQERFRTITTAYYRGAMGILLVYDVTDESSFNNIRNWIRNIEQHASDNVNKILVGNKADMDESKRAVPTSKGQALADEYGIKFFETSAKTNMNVEEVFFSIARDIKQRLAESDSKAEPQTIRINQPDQAAGASQSAQKSACCGS; encoded by the exons ATGGCCGCTCCACCCGCTAGAGCTCGAGCCGATTACGATTACCTAATCAAGCTCCTCTTGATCGGCGACAGCG GTGTGGGTAAGAGTTGCCTTCTTTTACGTTTCTCAGATGGCTCCTTCACGACCAGTTTTATTACAACTATTGG CATTGACTTCAAGATAAGGACCATAGAGCTTGATGGCAAACGAATCAAACTACAAATCTGGGATACTGCTGGTCAGGAGCGGTTCCGAACAATTACAACTG CTTACTACCGTGGAGCCATGGGTATATTGCTGGTGTATGACGTAACTGATGAGTCATCTTTTAACA ACATCAGGAACTGGATAAGAAACATTGAGCAGCATGCTTCCGACAACGTCAACAAAATTCTGGTCGGCAACAAGGCTGACATGGATGAAAGCAAAAGg GCTGTTCCTACATCAAAAGGTCAAGCACTAGCTGACGAATATGGCATTAAATTCTTTGAGACA AGTGCCAAGACAAATATGAATGTGGAGGAGGTTTTCTTTTCCATAGCTCGGGATATAAAGCAAAGACTTGCTGAATCTGACTCAAAGGCTGAG CCTCAGACTATCAGGATTAATCAACCAGACCAGGCAGCAGGAGCTTCTCAAAGCGCCCAAAAATCAGCTTGTTGTGGCTCTTGA